The Neurospora crassa OR74A linkage group IV, whole genome shotgun sequence genome has a segment encoding these proteins:
- the mob1-2 gene encoding Mob1 family protein: MSLPPSSPRLPSPPPAPEIQIGPTSPAMGPIANRQAQQYEMPTIDLLSHRRIHPGTKAADMAAGPPLVPLHQLDSAFQLQEHLAALHWHHTAGNTTPITRETAKILATPPAHIDKTVWLYELCRFLITQCNNLIVGFLFDEPPCSAATCPEMRASEWQFLCAVHDAPKSCCAIDYCCHTLDWAANTVTNPKYFPSRFFVDTHDKNLALRHLVNIFRRLHRMFAHAWFQHRSVFWAVEGQTGLYIFFKTVCDHFKTLQHENFQLPPEAEGLESTATSSGDDDVPQVVIEKPKTHQPGGSVTFAKPPVIASRGTPVGEPADDDSLNTAAMRTNTRRHIKSSPSVGSAVTTVPEAEEEDGSSTANLRGKSKVTRRRVPELEPATEEEMETDNIPVIVCHGTTEPQTPHQPTSEADMTKIEDSAPADIAAALPPAELQHPESEEDTEEATASVQEPVQEGEPTSEDQPTKKSTPDESNEESAKVDDNEVREQGNEDSESPKSADVTPHNEVGTSAIPTSVSESEDSDVDTPASSSGSANDDPIGDGHESNKDSTMKPVADAGSDEQPVGVEPILESADNGSREKQDDDQDETKPSHAENDLAKSDENVAQEEEEKGEKEEEKDETKVEKSDEEAMAPGAEQVA; encoded by the exons ATGTCGCTTCCCCCGAGCTCTCCTCGACTCCCAAGCCCGCCGCCTGCCCCCGAGATCCAGATTGGTCCCACATCGCCAGCCATGGGCCCGATCGCCAACCGCCAGGCGCAGCAATACGAGATGCCTACGATAGACCTGCTGTCTCATCGTCGCATCCATCCGGGCACCAAGGCCGCCGACATGGCCGCCGGCCCTCCGTTGGTTCCTCTGCACCAG CTTGATTCGGCCTTCCAACTCCAGGAGCACTTAGCAGCCCTCCATTGGCACCATACGGCCGGTAACACAACTCCCATCACAAGGGAGACAGCCAAGATTCTCGCAACGCCCCCTGCTCATATCGACAAGACGGTATGGCTGTATGAGCTGTGCCGCTTTTTGATCACACAATGCAACAACCTTATTGTTGGTTTCCTGTTCGATGAGCCGCCCTGCAGCGCTGCCACCTGCCCCGAGATGCGTGCAAGCGAGTGGCAGTTTTTATGTGCCGTGCATGATGCACCCAAGAGCTGCTGCGCGATCGACTATTGCTGTCACACTCTTGATTGGGCGGCCAACACCGTGACCAATCCCAAGTACTTCCCTAGCCGCTTCTTCGTTGACACCCATGACAAGAATCTGGCTTTGAGGCACTTGGTCAATATCTTTCGCCGTCTACATCGCATGTTTGCCCATGCGTGGTTCCAACACCGCAGCGTTTTCTGGGCTGTCGAGGGCCAAACGGGCCTTTATATCTTTTTCAAAACCGTCTGCGATCACTTTAAGACTCTCCAACACGAGAACTTTCAGCTTCCTCCTGAGGCTGAAGGGCTGGAGAGCACAGCAACCTCATcgggcgacgacgacgttcCTCAAGTCGTGATAGAGAAACCCAAGACACATCAGCCGGGGGGGTCCGTTACTTTTGCGAAGCCTCCGGTTATAGCAAGCCGGGGAACACCTGTTGGGGAACCCGCTGATGATGATAGTCTCAATACTGCCGCAATGAGGACTAACACGAGGCGGCATATTAAGAGCAGCCCTTCGGTTGGCAGCGCTGTGACAACTGTtccggaggcggaggaagaggatggcaGCAGCACAGCGAACTTGAGAGGAAAATCAAAGGTCACGCGCAGAAGGGTTCCCGAACTGGAGCCGGCCACagaagaagagatggaaACAGACAACATTCCCGTCATTGTGTGCCATGGGACTACAGAGCCGCAGACGCCCCATCAGCCAACGAGTGAAGCCGACATGACGAAAATCGAAGATTCGGCACCGGCCGATATAGCAGCAGCCTTGCCTCCCGCCGAATTGCAACACCCGGAGTCGGAAGAGGACACAGAGGAGGCGACAGCAAGCGTTCAGGAGCCTGTACAAGAGGGCGAACCTACGTCTGAAGATCAGCCGACAAAGAAAAGCACTCCTGACGAGTCCAACGAGGAATCAGCAAAAGTCGATGATAATGAAGTAAGAGAGCAAGGCAATGAGGATTCAGAAAGTCCAAAATCAGCAGATGTTACTCCGCACAATGAGGTCGGAACAAGTGCAATTCCAACATCAGTGTCGGAGTCGGAGGATAGTGATGTTGATACGCCGGCATCTTCTTCTGGATCCGCCAATGATGATCCCATTGGAGACGGTCATGAGTCGAACAAAGATTCCACGATGAAACCTGTTGCCGATGCTGGCAGTGATGAGCAGCCGGTGGGCGTGGAACCGATACTGGAATCTGCCGACAATGGGTCCAGGGAGAAGCAAGATGATGATCAAGATGAAACGAAACCAAGCCACGCCGAAAACGACTTGGCGAAGTCTGACGAGAACGTCgcccaggaggaggaagagaagggcgaaaaggaggaagaaaaagacgaGACAAAGGTGGAAAAGTCGGACGAAGAGGCCATGGCTCCTGGTGCTGAGCAGGTCGCATAG
- a CDS encoding COBW domain-containing protein 1: MDYDDDAPPDLIETNEIILEEEKPVKVPITIVTGYLGAGKTTLLNYILTAQHGKKIAVIMNEFGDSLDIEKSLTVNKDGESVEEWMEVGNGCICCSVKDTGVNAIESLMEKKGKFDYILLETTGLADPGNLAPLFWMDDGLGSTIYLDGIVTLVDAKNILRSLDDPAGKVEGHEETDEHGHGPVMTTAHVQISHADVIVINKSDLVSEDELQAVQDRITSINGLAKIHITKQSVVPELEGFLLDLHAYDRVEELDKPSLGHSHLDKTISTLSIPLPVLTSAQVEKLDAWLRSILWENILPGHENATDRPAFEIHRLKGRLVLEDGSEKMVQGVREIFEIFDSPDKSQGQVAGKLVLIGRHLVDFDFPTSLQKTVDLAKST, encoded by the exons ATGGACTACGACGACGATGCTCCCCCGGATCTCATAGAGACCAACGAGATCATactcgaggaggagaagccagTCAAGGTTCCCATTACCATAGTAACAG GCTACCTTGGAGCGGGCAAGACCACGCTCTTGAACTATATATTGACTGCCCAGCATGGAAAGAAAATTGCCGTCATCATGAACG AGTTCGGAGACT CTCTGGACATTGAAAAGTCCCTCACCGTAAACAAGGATGGCGAGTCAGTCGAGGAATGGATGGAAGTTGGCAATGGCTGCATCTGCTGTTCGGTGAA AGACACCGGAGTGAATGCCATCGAGTCCCTaatggaaaagaaaggaaagttCGACTACATCTTGCTCGAAACCACCGGGCTCGCAGACCCAGGGAATCTTGCACCCCTCttctggatggatgatggctTGGGAAGCACCATCTACCTCGACGGCATTGTGACGTTGGTGGACGCCAAAAACATTCTGCGGAGCTTGGATGATCCAGCTGGCAAGGTTGAGGGACACGAAGAGACCGATGAACACGGGCATGGGCCAGTCATGACGACCGCTCATGTCCAGATTTCACATGCTGATGTCATCGTAATCAACAAGTCAGACCTGGTCAGCGAGGACGAGCTGCAGGCCGTCCAGGACAGAATCACGTCCATCAACGGGCTCGCCAAAATCCACATAACCAAACAGAGTGTGGTTCCAGAATTGGAAGGATTCTTGCTCGACCTGCACGCTTATGACCGCGTGGAGGAATTGGACAAGCCAAGTCTGGGCCACAGCCATCTCGACAAG ACGATATCAACATTATCTATTCCTCTACCGGTCCTGACATCAGCACAAGTCGAAAAACTGGATGCTTGGCTGAGGTCAATTCTTTGGGAGAACATTCTTCCTGGACACGAGAACGCTACTGACAGGCCAGCTTTCGAAATTCATCGATTGAAGGGTCGGTTGGTGCTCGAGGACGGCAGCGAGAAGATGGTTCAGGGAGTAAGGGAAATCTTTGAAATTTTTGATAGCCCAGACAAGAGTCAGGGTCAAGTTGCGGGTAAACTTGTGCTCATCGGGCGTCATCTAGTCGATTTCGACTTCCCAACAAGCCTCCAGAAAACTGTTGATCTTGCCAAAAGCACCTAG